The region CAGGGTTCCTTTGTACAACGGGCCTCCGGACAAGACCCGCTGGTTCATCATGCGGGTCCGCACCACATCGACGGGGTTGGACGCCAGCGCACCCGCCAGCCCGCAGGTGAAACTCGAACTGTCCGTCAAAAGGTGAAACAAAACGAGTCGGACTCGCGCTCAGAAAAAGCTTCATTCAATAGAAGAATCGGACTTACATGAAATGCGTTAAGATGGTGTCTCCCATGACGCCCGAGCGAAGCAGGTGCTTTTTGGTGATGTCGTAGACAGGAAGTTCCACCCCGACAACGATGGCTGCGCGCTGTGCTGTGGGAATAACGCCCTGATGAGCAGAACGATGAAGAATCGATCATTTACAACAGTGAATTATAGTATACAGAGcatagtatatatatattatagtaTAGAGAAAAAGGTGTTAGAAATGGTGAAACACCGCCCCCCTGTGGCTGCTGCAGACAACTAAGCTTTAGATTTTTGCGAAGGCAGCAGCTCTTACTCTCCACAGCCCCCTGGTCCCTTCTGTCTGGTAGATGTTGATGAAGTTGGACATCATGCTGCCTTGGAGCAAGCTGCCCTGAGCCTGCATCCTGATCTGGAACatggtaaacacacactgatttaaCCTGTTCTGGAATATTTCCctcagagaaagaggaaagcgCGCCAGAGGTCGTCAGATTCACCTTGAGGACGTCGGTGGGGTTGGCCAGACAGGAGGACATGACTCCAGACACCACGCCACAGAACACGTTGATGACCATCGTCTCGTCTGTACAGACAACAATCACAGATCATCACAGCGCCAGAACAAACTGATCAGGTTTGGGATCATCAGGTCATTGGGATTCGTGGCCGTTGTTTAATCTTATATTTAGGATTAAGAGGGTCATCAGTCCTGAATGGGAATTAATTCAGACCCAAAGAAACAGAGTTTACTTTAGCTTTTCTGATTAATCCataaagtggaaaaacaaatgttcaaaataaaatgagattTGTTTGTTAACAGGAGGAAAATCTGAGTTAAATCAGAGAAGATTTAAATTCATAATGATCTAAATAACAGTCGGAATTAAAGGAGTTGTCATGGTTACTTGGAACAGCTCATGGATGGAGGCAGGTCTTAGAAACCACAGAGGAGAAGATGTCAAAACTGTCAACACGTGATAGGAAACACACGTAGGGAGGGATGGGCCTTAATTTTAGCTGTTACACTTTTGGTTTCTGCTGATAAATTACTTCCTTTGCAGTTTTTGTGCTTCTGTGACTGATTATTAGCTAAAACTGACTCTGGGAGGTGTGGAGCTCCATCCACCCGACACTCCaagcaaattaaaaatcaaacaatGAATGAAGATGCTGTTTGAACATTAAATTATCCACCAGCTATTATTCATTATGTGGGTTAATATATGAGTTTGTCAGAGAATGACAGCTGTCATTAGTAACCCAGGGTGACGGTTCTactctgggggaggaggaggaagacggagagGAAGGCTGAGGTTGGAACAATAGTTACAGCCATCGTTGATCAATCTGACCAACAGTTACTGTGGCGGTCCTGGCGCCGCTCTTTTTTATGGACGGGGGAGCAGGAGGGTCCCGACACACCCGCGGGACAAAAAAGGCCTGCATCAAAACAAGcattcaaacacagcagcagcagcagcgccgacGCAGCGAGCAGTAGAAACACAAAATACATTCAAATAAAATAGAGTTAGTCACAAACTCTGAAACACCTTGACTTCCCCCTGGTGGCCCACAACGGGACTACTACTGTcaggttttcattttaaatgcaaaaactaACTTAAAGGATAAATAAATGTAGATGAAAGAAGCTGCATGTAATAACATCTTATAAACAGCTGTCGAACAAGGATGataatgtattattattattatttaacacTAAATTGCAGCTCAGGAACAGTTGTAGTCAGGCTGAGCGTCATCAGGAACACGGAACACTCACCTTCTGGGCGACTGACAAACAGCCTCTTCAGCGTGTTGTACGTCCCGATCTTGATCGTCCCGTAAGAAGCTTGTCGCAGCAAAGCAGGAGAAATCCTGCCGGGAGAGATCAGACCTGTCTGTTAACGGTTTTAATGGcagataacaaaaaaaacactcaaattGTTGAGGACATTGCTGCGGCTATTTAGGTATTACAGTGTTACTACAGTGTTAGCTCTTGAACCTCAGCTGGGGCTGTTCTCAGTCTTGGAACGAGCCATGACACATCCAGCTTTGATGCTAAGATCACACACCGGAGAAACTGTTAGCTGACGTTAGCATTCGGCTAATGTTGCTGTTGCTACGTTGAGGACATTACAACAAAGTGCACTAATACGATCAGCCGTATCCTCTCATCCTACACGTCTTTCTGCATCCATGTGTCTTACAGATATTTTTCCAAGTGACGTGAAGTAACGTTGCCCTTTGTGAAATGTGAGGTTTACATCAGGTTCATCCAGCTGGTTTGATAAagacaaatgacaaaataattgaataattaTTCAAAATAATGGTGGTTGGCTCAAATGATGGCGTTGGAGTGATTACGTAATAATAGTGACTGAAACAGATTTTCAAAAGCATCACAGGTTAAAAAGTCTTTTAATGATACTGTTCAGGTCTGGATGGATGTCGATCGTTGTGTAAATCTGGTCCCATACCCAGAGTACAGCGCCCGGATGCCCTCCTCCTTGCCGATCCTGAAGAGAGCGTGGAACATCCCCTTGTAGCGCACCTCCGTGTACTGGGACTGACCCTGGACCTGGAGACGGGTCTTAGTCAGGTCAATGGGAAACGTCCCTGTGGAAACACAACCGACGTGAAGTTAAACTCCATCTAAAAGAGTCAAAACACGGTTTCCCAGCTCTTCTGACCAGGTACGTCTAACACAAATGATATAAAACTACTGAACAAAACGTTCAATCAGCCTGTTTATTTATGAGAAAGTCCCTGCGGGGAAGAGCATCACACAGAAATATCAGTCTTTTCAGTCTGTGAGCTTTTAAGACCAATTATTTTCCACAGTATTCCATCTTTTTACGGTTTTTATTTCCAGGTaattatggtgtgtgtggaattttccttttttaatgtggAAAATATGCTACATACTAATTAGCTATAATTAATATGCATGAGTGAGGCTGTGCCATTTATGTCACAACATCTCCAGGATCCCTTAGATCTTGGTTGTAGACAGATGGAAGCCCTTCTTGAAGTTTGAAAATGCATTTAGGTCCAGTGATGTACAGCAAACATGGATAAAGTGTCACACAGTCAGCAAGATTGAATGACTTGATCAAATATAAAAGGTGCCTCTGTGGTGATTGGAACTGTTTCCatttttcaatctttttttttttgttttgttttgtttttcacagtCATTCTGGAATCAAATGCAATGCCTAGTTTTTAATTTGTTGGTGTTTTACTTTGATAAACCATCGGTATAAATGTGCATCAAAGAGCTTTGTTGTGCTAAATGCATCATTAGCCAGAAACGGACAAtgcattcttttattttcattctacAAGTATCAAAATTGgtgtaacagcaaacagcagcgCAGACAGGACAGCGAGGGTTTGCGTGCTGTGGTGCATCATGCAGCCTACCGAATTCTGCGACAATTGAGGCCATCCCTCCGTAAATGAACGGCTTCCAGTTCAGGGTGGCCATCTCCGCGGCCGCGCCGGCGGCTTCCACCTGCTGCAGCCCCGCTAGAAACAACAGCAGCCCCCCGAGACAGAGGTCAACACAGTGCTGCAGCCTCAAACAACAGAGCATGTGGGAAAACATTGAGGAACGATGATGCTACACTTGAAGGAGGCTCCTCAGCATCAGCATCCCTGCGTACTGCGCCGGAAAGAGACGCCCGCTGTGTAAAAACACCGCGGCAGAGAACAGCGGAACTACCGGAGGGATGTGATTGGCTGGGAGCGCAGTCAATCAAACTTTGAAGCCTTTCAATTGGTTGATACTTCTAAGGGCGGGGCCGGTTGTGAATAACAGTTCGGTGACAGCAACTGTCACGAGAAATGGATTAAATTTAATATTGTTAACGTTGTGGTGTCATGAGGATTTTTACGGTCACATTGCAGAACTTTTAGAAGTATATTTCTCGGTTTTTCTATTTGTAAAATGCATATTTGCGCATTATACTTACGTCACAAATGCTTATGTTTAGCACGAAGGATGCTCAGGCTAAGCTAACACTTGTGGACGGCAGCTCATTTGCAATGCTTTATCGTGGAAAAAGTAGTTATCCTAATGTCTGACACAAAGATCACGTACCTGTGGTGTTACAA is a window of Takifugu flavidus isolate HTHZ2018 chromosome 14, ASM371156v2, whole genome shotgun sequence DNA encoding:
- the slc25a14 gene encoding brain mitochondrial carrier protein 1, coding for MFSHMLCCLRLQHCVDLCLGGLLLFLAGLQQVEAAGAAAEMATLNWKPFIYGGMASIVAEFGTFPIDLTKTRLQVQGQSQYTEVRYKGMFHALFRIGKEEGIRALYSGISPALLRQASYGTIKIGTYNTLKRLFVSRPEDETMVINVFCGVVSGVMSSCLANPTDVLKIRMQAQGSLLQGSMMSNFINIYQTEGTRGLWRGVIPTAQRAAIVVGVELPVYDITKKHLLRSGVMGDTILTHFISSFTCGLAGALASNPVDVVRTRMMNQRVLSGGPLYKGTLDGVMQTWRNEGFFALYKGFWPNWLRLGPWNIIFFITFEQLKKLPF